The following nucleotide sequence is from Nomascus leucogenys isolate Asia chromosome 13, Asia_NLE_v1, whole genome shotgun sequence.
AAATGGAATCAGATAGCCCATGTAATCCAAAGAAGCATTTATGTGAGTTCAAGTATGCTAAAGTAACAAGGCATAGGAGAGAAAAATGTCAAGAATCTCAGTTAAAATCAATGAATGGTGTCAATGGTTACGTTTCAGTTGCGTGCTGAGCAGTTATCCTCCCAGTTAAGCCAAATTTCAAAATCCTCTGGAAAACTATCTAGATAAGCTATATGTCGAAATTGCATTCTAATATGGCCattgagtttatttttcattattataaaactatatacAATAGTGAAGTtgtacaaatacattttttccagCTGCTAGTTAGCTATAAaagttaacaatatatttttggGAAGAAAACCCTATGCATCTGAAATACAATTGGCAATGGAAGCTAATAACCAAAAGATATGTCTAAGCTTCCTATCACCAATATAATTTAACACTTTCCATCttctaaagaattatttttatttactcatgTGACAGTGTTTGTACAATGCATTATCATTGAGTAGTGAATAAAAGACTGAGGCTTACTAGAAAACTGGCATcaagttatatatatgtgtgtatatatataattttttttcttttaacaaaacaAGAACACTGAAATTAAAGTCACAACACTCCTATATGGACTACTAAACTTGAAATACTCATTTCAGAAAGCTATGCCATTTGAATTCTAGGAACACAAGAGTCAAAATTGCAACTCTCATTATTCTCCTAAAAAGCTGCCAAGCAGAGATAAGCTTTAGTATTAAAGATTTCACATGTCAAGTTCCAGCCCAGTATGGATCGTTTCATGGCAGAATacttaaatttgaaataatagtGGTACAAAAACACTACTTGACCCTTTACGTATTGCAGTAAAAGCTGGCTGCGGCACTGCTGGCTAAAAACTATTAAGTTTTCCTGCCACAAATGACCAAAGGCACTTGGATAATCAAGAATTCCACACTGGGCCATATGGTATAAACACTATAAAAGCGTAAAGAAGGGTCAGTATTCTGTGTGGCTCGCCTGTTTGATTCCTGTGGTCTTCAGCTGTCAAAGACCTAGAACTGCAAACATATAATGAGTggcaaaaaggttaaaaaaatgttGGGACAAAAATGTCAACTAAAAGGCAACTAATTTTCATTATGTTTGTAAAACTGATGAATATTAGTCTAGACATTTCTTGTTAtccaacaacagaaacaaaaaggaaatagattTATTTCGCCCAAAGTAACCTCAACCAGTTATTTGATACCAAGAAATGCCTCCACCCCTCTTGACCATTAATAGTTCTAAGAATTCTAACGGGTATTCTGTTTATCATTTTAGTCATGTTTACACACATCCATCTCTCCTATGCGTTAAAGTATTTTAACGTTAAAATACATTACaaagataatgtattttaaaatactttaacgCATAATATTCCTGGATTTGTATGTTAGACCAGGACAGGGGGCCAAATCATCTCCAGTCGGATTCCAGTGACTCCTGTAACCAAAACCAGTTCttcacaatttattcatttttttaatcacacaCCATATGGTTTcaactcattttttttattcaatTCAAAAGAATTTAACAAGTTAACTTTTCCTAAACAAAAGTTTTCATGTGTATTCTACCATTTTTAGGAGCTCAGTAAATATAAACATTGCTTCAATACAAAACCTTTAGAAACACCTTGAAAATGTTTAAACAGTTGTATTTTGTAATCACTGAGCCCATACAAATCCTTGCACTACTAACAATCACAAGCTTGAACCTCTTAAAAAATATCCTCGATCAAAGTTTTGGAATCCAGTAAAAATTAGGAAACGAGTGGGCTTCAGAATACCCTGAGCACAAACTAGTGCAACACCACATGTTCGAACTTTTGTCCAGAAAGAGGGGTGGCAGTGAAATGGAAAAAGGGGGAGATAAAGAGCAAGTAAATTCTGGCTTTATTACACAAGCACGAAACCAAATTCCTTTGGAAAAATAATGTCTTCGGAGGACTTCCAGACCAGTGAGGTAGAGTCCAACTGGGAGAAAACGGATCTGCCCCTAAGGTCCTGGAGACGTCTCAATGTGGGGTCAGGAAGAAAGGGACCTCCCCTGCGGGTCCAGCTGTCCCCTCCCTCCGCAGCCCGGGTGCGGGAGGCAGCAGAGGGCACACCTGCCCCGGCGTCCAAGACGACGGCGCCGCGGCCCGGGACAGGGACAACCATCCGGCAACTTCTTCGCGCGTAAAGTGCACTGGGGGCCGGGGTCCTGGCCGGATCTGTAAACACTCGACTGACACTTGTTCATTCCTCCGGGCGGAAGGTCTGTCCCAGGGTCTGGGCCGGCAGGAGGCGCCCTGGAGGCCGCGCCTCATGCCCGGGGCACCGGGAAGCGGCGGAGCCTCACCATGGGTTCCAGGTTCACTCGCAGGACCTGGCGCGCCCTGCGCCGCGCTGCCGCCAGGCTGCGCTCGCCCCACACGTCGCTGCCGACGCGGATGGTGGGGAAGGTGGTCAGCGTCGGGGTGGCCGCTCTCCAGATCTCCTCCAGGGTGCGGCCCCCGAAGCAGGGCCCGGGGGCCACGGGCTTGGCCGGGCAGCTCTCCtcggggggcggcggcggcgggggtgGCGGCCGGGGCTTCCTCCTGCGGGCAGCGGCCGCCCGGGCTCCGCGGCGCCTCCTCCTGGCCGCGGCGCGCGGAACCGGCCGGCGCGCCTGGCCGCGGGCTGTTGGGGCCCCCGGGGGGTCGGGCACCAGGGCCCGGCAGGAGGAGTAGCCGTAGACGTCCTTGCTGCGCAGGATGTGCGGGGAGAACTGGTGCTTGAGGCTGCAGAGGAAGCTCCAGAGCTCCGCGTCCGAGCTCATGAACTCCGTGCTGCGGGGCATGAAGAGCTTGAAGGCGTCGCCCAGCGCCTTGGTGCTGTCAGCCAGCGACAGTTGCGACCGCGAGTACACCACCTTCTCCTCCCGCGCCTCCAACCCAGCCCCGTCTTCTGCCCTAAAGTCGCCGCCCCGGGCGGCCGCGGGCCGGCGCCGCCGCCTCTTCATGCTGCGCCGCATCGAAGGCCGCTCGGGGCCGCTCGCGCTCGCCGGGTCCCACTACTGCCGCCGCCGTCCCAGTCCGCGTCGGCTCCGCCGCGGCGGCCGCTGCTGGCGTCTCTCGCTACTTTTCTCGCCTCCGCCGCCGCCCCTCCCCCTCCGAGGGCGGAGGACCCGGGCGAATATCCTGCCGCCCGGTACAAGATGGCGGCCGGCGCCCACCCCTGGGCTTTGTCATTGGACGGCGCCTCGCCCCCctggtttctctttcttctcctctcttgCCTCTTCTCGCCGGCTGCCTTTCTTTAAATGTGCCCGCCTCAGGCCCCTCCCACCGCAGCCCCGACTCCACCCATTGGGTGCTCTCAGAAGAGGGGCGGGGACTTATGGGGGAGAGGCCAGTTCCTGGAAGATGGTGCTGGGGTGGGTGATGGCCTTTGAACGTAAGTCAACGGTTGGGTGGATCTAGAAGGGCTGCCACGTCTAGAGTAAGAGGGTGGATGTTGGCTCCACCATGGGAAGAGTGACTCTTAGAGTGAGGGGGTGTGCAGTTGTGGTTTGAGCTGGGAGCTCTACCAGTGTGAATAACAAAGGGAGATTTCCCCGAAGGATGTTCCTGGTATCACAGCTAGGGAATTTGGGTTTAAGTCTAGGGGAAATGGGCCTTTCGCAATTCCCATCCACCCTCTCAAAGGCCTCTGCTGGCATCTTCGTTCAAAACTCTTCCCTGTCTTGACCCCAGTCCATCTCAAGAAGCCAGTAGTAATCCAGAATCATTCAGGTAATGTGCGTGGCTGGCAGCTGAGAGATTTTAGTCTCCCTCTGGACACTGGAGCCATCTTCATATTTAAGAGAGACCCTGCTTATCCAGAAAGCAAAGCATCTCATACCCTATAAAACTAAATACTCTTTGCTATAGTTGATCAAAGATCTATTATGATAAAGTCattctgtgaaaagaaaatattgttttaaatacacAGTTCCTTATGGATgccaatttgtttttcatttagttttaaaatgtcagaGCCATCCCTATCATTTAGAAAGGATGCATCATCGCAGACAACAGATAAGGTTTCGTTGAAAAACACAAATTGTTAAAAACACATTACCTTTTGTATTGGGAGGAGAGTAGTGGACATGCTTTAGTCATCTTTTCTGTCCTCTATACCTAACCCAATTCCTGTCAGGTAGTGGGCACTCAatgtgtttgctgaatgaatcaatgaaatacCACTGATTATCCCAAATAGAGTCAGAAATGTTGAAACTGCTTAGAACAGGAcaattagatattttatattgcaATTTTCACAGaactcctttaaatttctttaaaaaaaaatctcctgacaCTTAGAACTTTGAGGTGGGCATGTGGATTTTACCCAGGAAACATCTTATTTTGCAGCAGTGAACAAATAAAAGTATAGGAGTTTTGTGATTTACATATAGTTGCTAATGGTTTCCTCAAATATTTGACCTGAAAGAGACCTAGTTCATTCTCCTTATTTAACAGGTGAGGAAATCTATACCCATAGAGGTTCAGTAATACAGCTTGCTGATAGCAGAACTGGGATTCTCAATCTCTCGATTTCTAATCTAGTGATCTTTGTATTTCACTGAAGGTTTTTCAAACTGTGCTGTCCAGACTCTAAGGAATTCAGTAGAACATGCTTTATGCATGAATAGAATGACCAAGGACAGAGCTGTACCCCTATTCCTACTTCTATCCCACCCAGAATTGAGCAGTTTTTCTCTGTCTTATAATAGATTTATGAACAATATTTTGTTTGTTCAGTTTcaataaaacctaaaataaataatttgaaagctCTACACCAGAGATTTTGAATTCTTGAAAGCTCTCACCACACAATGAGTTTATGGCAAAAATAAAACTCCACACAATGGGCTTATgccaaaaataaaacatctaacCAGGAACCAGCTCTCTAGCAAAATCATGGTAACTTTCCGAATAGAAAATCATTTTCCTAGAAAAGCACACTCTGATCTCAGAACAAGATTACAGAGCCAAATACCAGCTTCCTAAATCCTTATAAAGGAATGATATAGCAACAACTCTTTACATCACGATTTGCTCTTTCCGTAACTCTGAGAACATATAGTAAAGTGAAACTTGAATAATTTCCATTGGAATACCCAAAATCTAGAGTGGGCCATGGGAAAGTTAGGGGGGCTTCATAATGGAAAAACAAGGATAAAACAAGGATCAAAGTAGACCTGGCTTTTCATATTGGAATCCCCTCCCTTCCTTGATAATCATCGTTTTATAAATTCTTCAGGGTCTTTGCCACATAAATATATTCCagatatttacataaatgtataGAACTTACTTCAATTAAGAAGATAAACcttttttaaacacaattttgGTTCTAAGAAAACATAAGATCTCAACTTGCCAAGTATTCAAGAGTTCATTTTATAATGCATGCtcatttaatttacttaaaaCCAAACAATATTTTTTACGAAATACTTTTAGGAACTAATATCATGATAAAGTCCTTATGttattgtatacatttaaatttGACATTATTTGCTCTATTCTGTTtcctctattatttttaattttttcttgacCTCCACCTTTTAATTAACGCTAATAGTCTTGCAAATGGTTCCTTATCTGTTCTCCATAAATGAGCAAAATTTACACATAGAAATAATGTATCTCTTCTAGTTCCTGAGACTTTCTTGAGATACTATGAAGTTTATGGAAAGTTGGCAAATTAAATTTTCGCTCTTGAGTAATGATATTTTACAACCCTTAGTTTATTCTTTTACCTCTCAAGGGTAATAATGCCTCCTATGTCTGCTAAATAAGTgatgaataataataaacaaaaaagctGTATGTATTTACTTTCTGTATTCAATATTTatgtagttaaaaaataaatccaagccGAATAAAGTGatgggaaaaattaaatgaaatgtatCTTTTAGCTACCCAGAAGCATTGCTTTAGAATccaatttctataaaataatctGCCTCTTGAAAAGTGgccaaaaaaattttgaaaatctatATAAGTGGTTGCAAACATCAGCTCTGGAATCAAATAAACTTGGGGTCAATTATACCTTTACAAAAAAAGTATTCTTAGACACATTtttcacctttctgagcctcagcattctcatctataaaatgagtgtAACTTCTAACTTCAAAGTTTTAAGAATTGGATGAGAGACTATTCATAAAACACTTACTgtagtgcctggaacacagcatTCAATAAAAGCTATTCCTATTtgtcttacttatttttgagGATTTTACTTGGTTTAATCAACAAATTTTAAGCCCTGTATTACAGAATgtctacatatttttttaaagtagtagcATTGATGAgaggaaaattaaaactttacagCTAGAAGAAACTTAGAGATCATCTAATGAGTCCAACATTGTTAATTCAGATGAGAATTCTGAGATGCCAAGAGAtctgcctaaggtcacagagctgtAGAGTGGAAGATTCTGAGCCAGAACCTAGATCTCTAAATCTAGTTCAGAATTGTTTCTAACATTCTACATTTTGTACTTAACCAAGGAGATAGCATTAATTGCTGGCTTAAATGACGTTAAATATAGCATGATTCAGCAAGAAAAAACTCAGCCTTGTCATTAGACCTATTCTAAAAGTAATTTAGATTTTTATACAAAAGTTATCTCAAACCCTGATATGCTCTAAAACTGCTCAATGTGAAAAACATAAAGACCATATAAACTGAGAGGATAGGACTTTCTTTTGCTTATAGGAATACCTGTACTTTCCCTATTTTTCCCGCTAATTGCAACTAAAAACCTTGGATGttgtatataaagtatacataaGAAGACTCTGAAAAATGGCAAAGAGAAAGCAGACAGGCTGGAGACCTCAGAGAACCCAAAGAAGGGCATGGCAGTGAGTTTCCTGggtctcctttcttcttcttttctctttttctagcaCATCTGAGACTGGGTGCTAGACAAGCCAACAACCCCAAAATGCCAACAGATGCAAACATAAAAAGCCCCAACAAAATCTTCTCTCTAGCTATAGGACCAGGAAAAGAGGGGCAGCCTAACAAAATGgaaagcttttagaaaataattttcctactGCTACAAAACACCATAGAAAAAAACTATGACTTCTACCCTTGCCAGGCTATAGAAAGGTACCCCCACCACCTCTGCTAGGGTGGTATGAGAGGCAGCTGGATAAGAAATCAGGACTTTAATCCTTGCTAGGCAGTAAACAGGCAATCCGTACCCACGGTGTCAGTGGAGACCATGTGGTGAATATAACAAGACAATCCTACCCACCTCCCCGGCCCTAGTGAGAAGCCAGAATTCCTACTTCCATTCAGCAGTAATGAGGGGCTCCTTTCCCCATTTCAGGTGTCAGTGGAAACAGAGGAGAAATCTGGACTCTGACTTGGCAGTACTGAGGCAGTGCCCATCCCACCCCCATTAGGACAGTGTCAGAAAACCAGCTAAAACAGATTTAAACAAGATCCAGAGTTGTATAATGTAATACCCAAAACATTCAGGTTTCAATAAGAAATTACCAGAACGCTCTCAAACTGAATGAAGAAAGATTATCAATAGATGCCAACATTGAGATGAGAAAGATGTtagaattatattaaaaagattttaagcagccatcaaaaaatatttcaataagcaATTATGAACACtcttaaatgaaaaatacaaagctacttcaaagaaatagaaaatctcagcaaagaatcaagagatataaaaaagaactagatgaaaattttagaactgaaaaaaaaatacaaccaccAAAATAAAAAGCTCAGTGGATGGGCTCAACATTAGAATAGAGGACAGAGGAAATAATTGGTGAActtgaagataaaataatagatattatcCAACCTGAACAGAGAACAAAtaggctgatttttttaaaagccctcaGGGGCC
It contains:
- the CCDC71L gene encoding coiled-coil domain-containing protein 71L translates to MRRSMKRRRRRPAAARGGDFRAEDGAGLEAREEKVVYSRSQLSLADSTKALGDAFKLFMPRSTEFMSSDAELWSFLCSLKHQFSPHILRSKDVYGYSSCRALVPDPPGAPTARGQARRPVPRAAARRRRRGARAAAARRRKPRPPPPPPPPPEESCPAKPVAPGPCFGGRTLEEIWRAATPTLTTFPTIRVGSDVWGERSLAAARRRARQVLRVNLEPMVRLRRFPVPRA